The Halocalculus aciditolerans genome includes a window with the following:
- a CDS encoding LLM class flavin-dependent oxidoreductase, translated as MTERTGVLFALRDDLDLVRRADALGYESVWAAEGQGKTAFGKLERWATVTDDVRLGTGIVNVFSRTPAALAQAVATLDAHSDGRAILGLGVAHPGVVEDFHGVPFDRPLPRLAEYVELVRRYLSGTPEAFDGEFFTPARTSFWDAFEPERADVPIYNGALGPGNVRLTGEYCDGWLPNLYPREQFAEAKEWLATGAERADRDVADIDVAMYVLAAVDDDPAVARRAAAEHVAYYLRDVPGYYGRAAEEAGFGDDVAAVRDAPSTEAGVAHLGDDFLDTVAIWGTPEDAREELDAVRAMGVDLPIVRAPSNADRDLAEAVLDAFAPTPV; from the coding sequence ATGACCGAACGGACCGGCGTCCTGTTCGCGCTCCGCGACGACCTCGACCTCGTCCGGCGCGCGGACGCACTCGGCTACGAGAGCGTCTGGGCCGCCGAAGGCCAGGGGAAGACCGCGTTCGGGAAACTGGAGCGCTGGGCGACCGTCACGGACGACGTCCGACTCGGCACGGGCATCGTGAACGTCTTCTCGCGGACGCCGGCGGCGCTCGCGCAGGCCGTCGCCACCCTCGACGCGCACTCCGACGGCCGCGCCATTCTCGGCCTCGGCGTCGCCCACCCCGGCGTCGTCGAGGACTTTCACGGCGTTCCCTTCGACCGCCCGCTCCCCCGACTCGCCGAATACGTCGAACTCGTCCGCCGCTACCTGTCTGGGACGCCCGAGGCGTTCGACGGCGAGTTCTTCACCCCCGCGCGCACGAGCTTCTGGGACGCCTTCGAACCCGAACGCGCCGACGTCCCCATCTATAACGGCGCGCTCGGCCCCGGGAACGTCCGCCTCACCGGCGAGTACTGCGACGGCTGGCTGCCGAACCTCTACCCACGCGAGCAGTTCGCCGAGGCGAAGGAGTGGCTGGCGACGGGCGCTGAACGCGCCGACCGCGACGTCGCGGACATCGACGTGGCGATGTACGTCCTCGCCGCCGTCGACGACGACCCCGCCGTCGCCCGCCGAGCGGCCGCCGAACACGTCGCCTACTACCTCCGCGACGTCCCCGGCTACTACGGCCGCGCCGCCGAGGAGGCCGGGTTCGGCGACGACGTCGCGGCAGTCCGCGACGCCCCGAGCACCGAGGCGGGCGTAGCGCACCTCGGCGACGACTTCCTCGACACCGTCGCAATCTGGGGCACCCCCGAAGACGCCCGGGAGGAACTCGACGCGGTCCGCGCGATGGGCGTCGACCTCCCCATCGTGCGCGCGCCGTCAAACGCCGACCGCGACCTCGCCGAAGCCGTCCTCGACGCGTTCGCGCCGACACCGGTGTAA
- a CDS encoding FAD-dependent oxidoreductase: MVEQAERSGERVVSVADVSFDVETDVLVAGGGGTGLVAALAASENPDLTVTVLEKSPDVGGNTSLSTGMVPAAGTRLQREAGIEESPADMARDILEKNDYTADEAMVRRLCAESADLVHWLVDDWDVSLSLVDDFKYPKHSEYRMHAPPGRNGANLVAELRARVEETPNVELLTNTPVTTLVADDAGVVGVVAGDRRSEAIAAEKVILATDGFGGNREMITEWCPEIEDAVYFGADGNTGDGIRWGAALGGELACMDAYQGHATVASGQLSTYAVVMNGGVLVNERGERFGDESAGYSAFAVDVLRQPGGHAFELFDERIFERLRGEFDDFDEAVESGVYHEAESVEALAETLGFDADAAAEAVERYNAAAAAGEPDETGREDGVHALEAPFYGAKVTGALFHTQGGLVVDEDARVLREDGTVVENLYAGGGTACGISGHGPGGYLSGNGLTTALGFGRLAGVDARERCRN; encoded by the coding sequence ATGGTCGAGCAAGCAGAGAGGAGCGGCGAGCGCGTGGTATCGGTCGCGGACGTATCGTTCGACGTCGAGACGGACGTCCTCGTCGCGGGCGGCGGCGGCACGGGTCTCGTCGCGGCGCTCGCCGCGTCCGAGAACCCGGACCTGACCGTGACAGTGCTGGAGAAGAGCCCGGACGTCGGCGGGAACACGTCGCTCTCGACGGGGATGGTGCCGGCGGCGGGGACGCGCCTCCAGCGCGAGGCGGGCATCGAGGAGTCCCCTGCGGACATGGCGCGAGACATCTTGGAGAAGAACGACTACACGGCGGACGAGGCGATGGTCCGGCGTCTCTGCGCGGAGAGCGCGGACCTCGTCCACTGGCTCGTGGACGACTGGGACGTATCGCTCTCGCTCGTGGACGATTTCAAATACCCCAAACACTCCGAGTATCGGATGCACGCGCCGCCGGGGCGGAACGGGGCGAACCTCGTCGCCGAGTTGCGAGCGCGCGTCGAGGAGACACCGAACGTCGAACTCCTGACGAACACGCCGGTGACGACGCTCGTAGCGGACGACGCCGGGGTTGTCGGCGTCGTCGCAGGCGACCGGCGCTCGGAAGCCATCGCCGCAGAGAAGGTAATTCTCGCGACGGACGGGTTCGGGGGGAACCGGGAGATGATCACGGAGTGGTGTCCGGAGATCGAGGACGCGGTGTACTTCGGCGCGGACGGGAACACGGGGGACGGCATCCGGTGGGGGGCGGCGCTCGGCGGCGAGCTCGCCTGCATGGACGCCTATCAGGGGCACGCGACGGTCGCGTCGGGACAGCTCTCGACCTATGCGGTGGTGATGAACGGCGGCGTGCTCGTGAACGAGCGCGGGGAGCGGTTCGGCGACGAGTCCGCGGGGTACTCGGCGTTCGCCGTCGACGTCCTCAGGCAGCCGGGCGGGCACGCGTTCGAACTGTTCGACGAGCGCATCTTCGAGCGCCTCCGGGGCGAGTTCGACGACTTCGACGAGGCCGTCGAGAGCGGCGTCTACCACGAGGCCGAGTCGGTCGAGGCGCTCGCGGAGACGCTGGGGTTCGACGCCGACGCCGCGGCCGAAGCCGTCGAGAGATATAACGCCGCGGCGGCGGCGGGCGAGCCGGACGAGACGGGGCGAGAAGACGGCGTGCACGCGCTCGAAGCGCCGTTCTACGGCGCGAAGGTGACGGGCGCGCTCTTCCACACGCAGGGCGGGCTGGTCGTCGACGAGGACGCGCGCGTCCTCCGCGAGGACGGGACGGTCGTGGAGAACCTCTACGCGGGCGGCGGGACGGCGTGCGGCATCAGCGG
- a CDS encoding isochorismatase family protein has product MTERIWEDLLTERDKQVISKAGYDEEGASSWESRGLGENPAVLVIDMQELIVGDDEPILDAVEKHRTAMGEIAWDAIDYIEPFLDFARDHDVPVIYTRVVPSSYDDPDHDDLRIVDPVAPADGETVIDKSYASAFYGTDLLSRLVRGGHDSVIVVGNSTSGCVRATAIDAKQNGFDVLLPQECIFDRIEASHKIGLMDLWMKYAEVLETEEVEAYVEALDD; this is encoded by the coding sequence ATGACCGAGCGTATCTGGGAAGATCTACTCACGGAGCGGGACAAGCAAGTGATTTCGAAAGCGGGCTACGACGAGGAGGGCGCGTCCTCCTGGGAGTCCCGCGGGCTCGGGGAGAACCCCGCGGTCCTCGTCATCGACATGCAGGAGCTCATCGTCGGCGACGACGAACCCATCCTCGACGCCGTCGAGAAACACCGCACCGCGATGGGGGAGATCGCGTGGGACGCCATCGACTACATCGAGCCGTTCCTCGACTTCGCGCGCGACCACGACGTTCCCGTCATCTACACGCGCGTCGTCCCGTCGAGCTACGACGACCCCGACCACGACGACCTCCGAATCGTCGACCCCGTCGCTCCCGCGGACGGCGAGACGGTCATCGACAAATCGTACGCGAGCGCGTTCTACGGCACGGACCTCCTCTCCCGGCTCGTCCGTGGCGGCCACGACTCCGTCATCGTCGTCGGGAACTCCACGAGCGGCTGCGTGCGCGCGACCGCCATCGACGCGAAGCAGAACGGCTTCGACGTCCTCCTCCCCCAGGAGTGCATCTTCGACCGCATCGAGGCGTCGCACAAGATCGGCCTGATGGACCTCTGGATGAAGTACGCCGAAGTCCTGGAGACCGAGGAAGTCGAGGCGTATGTGGAGGCCCTCGATGACTGA